The genomic stretch GCCCCCGCGCCTCGAGCGCCGTCAGGCCCCGCCGCACCTCCGCCGACCGCAGCCACCCGGCCGGGTCGGCCTCGGCGAGGGCCTGGTGACGGATGCCCACCAGAGCGGGGTCGTGCGCGAGCTCGCTCAGCGCCCCGTGCGCGTCGGGGCGCGCCAGGTCGATCCACCCGACGACGCCGGCCACGAGATCGTCGTCGCGCGCATGCTCCAGGAAGACCCGTGTCTCGTCCGCGTCGTTGACCACCTGGACGAGGACGACCCGCTCGACCGGCGTGCCGGCCAGCGCCGTGCGCAGGTCGGCCAGGCCGAAGTTCCGCCGGATCGGCGCGTCCGGCCGCATCCAGCCGTGGTCGTGCGCGTCCAGGTCCCAGACGTGCACGTGGGCGTCGACGACGCCGGTCCCCGTCCTCACCGATGGCCTCCCCGGTCGCGGATCGTCGCTTGACGGCAATCCATGACTACCATCAATATAGATCTGTGAGTGATGCCGCGGACCGAGTGCAGGTCGAGGACAGGAACGACACCCGCTGGATCCGGCTGAACGCCCCGGAGCGGCGCAACGCCTACGACCAGGCGATGGCCGACCGCATCTCCGATGCCCTCGAGTCGGCCAACGGCGTGCGGACCGTCGTCATCACCGGGGTCGACCGCAGCTTCTGCGCGGGCGGCTCCCTCTCGACGATGAGCACGCCGACCACGGGGCAGATGCGGGTGCTCTACCGCGCCTCGCTGCGCCTGTTCGACGCCATCCGGCTCTGCCCCCGCCCCGTCATCGCGGCGGTCAACGGTGCGGCGGCCGGCGGCGGCAACGAACTCGTCGTCGCCTGCGACCTGGCCATCGCCGCCCGCTCCGCCACGTTCGGCCAGACCGGCCCGAAGGTGGGCAGCGCGCCGGTCACCGGCGCCACGAACGTCATGTCGGTGCAGATCGGCGAGAAGCGCGCCAAGGAGCTCAGCTTCCTGTGCCGGCGCTACACCGCGGAGCAGGCACTGGAGCTCGGCCTGGTCAACGCCGTCGTCGAGGACGACGAGCTCGAGGCCGAGGTGCAGCGCTGGATCGACGAGCTGCACGAGAAGAGCCCGCGCTACCTGGAGATCGCGAAGGTGAGCTCGAACATCTGGTGGAACCAGTCCCGCGACTCGTTCACCAACGGTCTCGGGATGCTGGTGCAGGCCGTCGGCAGCGACGACATGGTCGAGGGCGCCACCGCGTTCCTGGAGAAGCGCAAGCCCCAGTTCCGGCTGACCGAGGACGTCTGACGCCATGAAGCCCTACCGCACCGTCATCTCCGTCCCGGGCAACAAGCCGTCCTGGTACGACAAGGCCATCGCCGCCGGAGCGGACTGCCTCTGCCTCGACCTCGAGGACTCGGTCCCGCCCGCGGAGAAGGAGTCCGCCCGCGAGGCCATCCGCGACGCCATCGGCCGCATCGCCGAGCAGTACCCGAAGGTCGGCCTGTTCGTGCGCCCCAACGCGCTGGAC from Blastococcus sp. PRF04-17 encodes the following:
- a CDS encoding enoyl-CoA hydratase/isomerase family protein, translated to MSDAADRVQVEDRNDTRWIRLNAPERRNAYDQAMADRISDALESANGVRTVVITGVDRSFCAGGSLSTMSTPTTGQMRVLYRASLRLFDAIRLCPRPVIAAVNGAAAGGGNELVVACDLAIAARSATFGQTGPKVGSAPVTGATNVMSVQIGEKRAKELSFLCRRYTAEQALELGLVNAVVEDDELEAEVQRWIDELHEKSPRYLEIAKVSSNIWWNQSRDSFTNGLGMLVQAVGSDDMVEGATAFLEKRKPQFRLTEDV